One window of Paludibacter propionicigenes WB4 genomic DNA carries:
- a CDS encoding 4-hydroxy-3-methylbut-2-enyl diphosphate reductase, protein MLNIEIDKKSGFCFGVVKAITKAEEELAKGETLYCLGDIVHNGQEVERLTKMGLITIDHEQFALLHDAKVLLRAHGEPPKTYDIAKENNLTLIDASCPVVLKLQNRIKKAYQNAPSPDTQIVIYGEKGHAEVNGLVGQTDEKAIVIESEADLDKLDFNKKIQLFSQTTKSLEGFNELVITLSKKVQNNDNFEFFDTICRQVANRIPNITTFASQNDIVIFVSGKKSSNGKVLYQHSKKINPNTYLVTEANEVTGLDLDLTKQIGICGATSTPRWLMEEVADKLKEMSLSLERI, encoded by the coding sequence ATGTTGAATATAGAAATTGATAAAAAATCAGGGTTTTGTTTCGGAGTTGTAAAAGCTATAACAAAAGCTGAAGAAGAATTAGCAAAAGGTGAGACATTATATTGTTTGGGTGATATAGTTCATAACGGACAAGAAGTAGAACGACTCACCAAGATGGGGCTGATAACGATAGATCATGAGCAGTTTGCCTTACTGCATGATGCTAAAGTGTTGCTCAGAGCGCACGGTGAACCACCCAAAACTTATGATATAGCAAAGGAAAACAATCTGACGCTAATTGACGCATCGTGTCCTGTGGTTTTGAAACTTCAAAATCGTATTAAGAAAGCTTATCAGAATGCTCCGTCGCCCGATACTCAAATAGTGATATACGGCGAAAAAGGCCATGCCGAAGTGAATGGCCTTGTTGGTCAGACAGATGAAAAGGCCATTGTGATTGAGAGTGAAGCAGATTTGGATAAATTAGACTTTAATAAAAAAATTCAGCTTTTTTCACAAACCACTAAGTCTCTCGAAGGTTTTAATGAATTAGTAATAACTTTATCAAAAAAAGTTCAAAATAATGACAATTTTGAATTTTTCGATACAATTTGCCGACAAGTTGCAAACAGAATTCCAAATATTACTACCTTTGCAAGTCAAAATGATATAGTCATTTTCGTAAGCGGAAAAAAGAGCTCAAACGGAAAGGTTTTGTATCAGCACAGTAAGAAAATTAATCCTAATACTTACCTTGTTACCGAAGCAAATGAAGTAACCGGGCTGGATCTTGATCTGACAAAACAGATTGGAATATGTGGAGCTACGTCAACACCCCGTTGGTTGATGGAGGAAGTAGCCGATAAATTAAAGGAAATGTCGTTGAGTTTGGAACGAATATAG
- the pfkA gene encoding 6-phosphofructokinase, with protein sequence MKYEIKCIGVLTSGGDSPGMNAAIRSVTRAAIFNGIRVKAIYRGYKGLITNEITEFQTQNVSNIIQQGGTILKSARCAEFRTPEGRKTAYENMKAAEIDALVVIGGDGTFTGARIFAQEYNVPIVGLPGTIDNDLYGTDSTIGYDTALNTIIEAVDKIRDTATSHERLFFIEVMGRDAGFLALNSALASGAEAAIIPERETQEDQLEELIKNGFRKSKNSSIVIVAESEITGGANALAELMHKEHPEYDVRVTILGHIQRGGSPTAHDRIIASRMGVAAIDALLDEQRSIMIGIVNDEIVHVPFTKAIKDDKPVDETLLGVLSILSI encoded by the coding sequence ATGAAATACGAAATTAAATGTATTGGAGTATTGACATCGGGTGGAGATTCTCCCGGAATGAATGCTGCAATTCGCTCGGTAACGAGAGCTGCTATATTTAATGGCATCCGTGTAAAAGCTATTTACAGAGGTTATAAGGGGTTGATAACTAATGAAATTACAGAGTTTCAAACGCAAAATGTAAGTAATATTATTCAACAGGGAGGTACGATTTTAAAGAGTGCCCGTTGTGCGGAATTTCGCACTCCTGAGGGTAGAAAAACTGCCTATGAAAATATGAAAGCAGCTGAAATTGATGCTCTGGTAGTGATTGGTGGTGATGGAACTTTTACCGGTGCCCGTATTTTTGCCCAGGAATATAATGTTCCTATTGTGGGACTTCCCGGAACAATTGATAATGATTTGTACGGCACCGACTCAACGATTGGTTACGATACAGCATTAAATACTATTATTGAAGCTGTGGACAAAATCCGTGATACGGCTACTTCGCACGAACGCTTGTTTTTCATTGAGGTAATGGGGCGTGATGCTGGTTTTCTGGCGCTAAACAGTGCGCTGGCTTCGGGAGCTGAAGCAGCAATCATTCCAGAACGCGAAACGCAGGAAGATCAATTGGAGGAACTGATTAAGAACGGATTCCGTAAATCAAAAAATAGTAGTATTGTAATTGTAGCCGAAAGTGAAATCACCGGAGGTGCAAATGCACTGGCGGAACTGATGCACAAAGAGCATCCGGAGTACGACGTACGTGTTACTATTTTGGGACACATTCAACGTGGTGGTTCACCAACTGCACATGACCGTATTATTGCCAGTAGAATGGGTGTGGCTGCTATCGATGCCCTGCTTGACGAGCAACGGAGTATCATGATCGGAATTGTGAACGATGAGATTGTTCACGTACCTTTTACCAAAGCCATTAAAGACGATAAACCGGTTGATGAAACGCTGTTGGGCGTGCTTTCTATCTTATCGATATAA
- a CDS encoding low molecular weight protein-tyrosine-phosphatase, with amino-acid sequence MTPVSILFVCLGNICRSPMAEAIFLKILEREHASDRFSVDSAGLLGYHQGELPDSRMRYHAGKRGYSLTQRSRPFSRADFDRFDMIVGMDDQNIAGLKKQAMTLDEDAKIFRMTDFCQSLEATHVPDPYYGGDQGFENVINLLEDACEGLFKEVAGKK; translated from the coding sequence ATGACTCCAGTTTCAATTCTTTTTGTTTGCTTGGGCAATATCTGTCGCTCGCCAATGGCTGAAGCTATATTCCTGAAAATACTCGAACGAGAACATGCTTCCGACAGATTTTCTGTAGATTCTGCCGGGCTGCTAGGATATCATCAGGGCGAATTGCCCGATAGTCGTATGCGCTATCATGCAGGGAAACGTGGTTATTCGCTTACTCAACGGTCCCGTCCGTTTTCGCGGGCTGATTTTGATCGGTTTGATATGATTGTAGGCATGGATGATCAGAATATTGCCGGATTGAAAAAGCAGGCCATGACCTTAGACGAAGATGCAAAGATTTTTCGCATGACGGATTTTTGTCAATCTTTGGAGGCTACGCACGTTCCTGACCCGTATTACGGGGGTGATCAGGGATTTGAAAATGTTATTAATCTTCTGGAGGATGCCTGCGAGGGTTTGTTTAAAGAAGTAGCGGGAAAGAAATAA